In one window of Ostrinia nubilalis chromosome 19, ilOstNubi1.1, whole genome shotgun sequence DNA:
- the LOC135081276 gene encoding uncharacterized protein LOC135081276 isoform X1: MDFNPQRQSKTADTMFAVNYEPLPSLRELVSKDIVIDNKHVQDKVIPALISLQQVTSSDVQSPMNLKATTVDDILADAKVIAMDDIQFDEIQNVKTIIGPALRPLQQVISRDVQSTTNVTTTTVDNIVADTKVIAMDDILFDAIKNVETKIGPALKPLQQVTTSRDVQSTLNLTTTTVYDIVVDTKVRAMEDILFDEIKNVETKIVPALRSLQQVTGSDVQATTNRTTTTVDDIVADTKVIAMADIQFDEIQNVKTKIDETTTSKPNDTNQTTTVENSSDKKVLVSKFLKVDETNGDMKFSLVNEASDLTNSSSRKVFFAKPVVSNGTDLISMTGELNKPFVNQGSMSEEDYRPKDFSKSTFVGVPMSRLLPLLHSSMIFQDPRLNLKGTIRTFPTLGRTFKYHMGCPVVSWDTLRTTPGTSGILYSVVDDPYNY; the protein is encoded by the exons ATGGACTTTAATCCTCAGAGACAAAGTAAAACAGCAGATACAATGTTCGCAGTGAATTATGAACCTTTGCCATCTCTAAGAGAGCTGGTAAGCAAGGATATTGTTATAGATAACAAACATGTTCAAGATAAAGTTATTCCTGCGCTCATATCACTTCAACAAGTAACTAGCAGTGATGTGCAATCGCCAATGAATCTAAAAGCTACCACTGTAGATGATATTTTAGCAGACGCAAAAGTGATAGCAATGGATGACATTCAATTTGATGAAATTCAAAATGTAAAAACTATAATTGGTCCTGCACTCAGACCACTTCAACAAGTAATTAGCAGGGATGTGCAATCAACAACGAATGTAACAACTACCACTGTAGATAATATTGTAGCAGACACAAAAGTGATAGCAATGGATGACATTCTATTtgatgcaattaaaaatgttgaaaCTAAAATTGGTCCTGCGCTTAAACCACTTCAACAAGTAACTACTAGCAGAGATGTGCAATCAACACTGAATCTAACAACTACCACTGTATATGATATTGTAGTAGACACGAAAGTGAGGGCAATGGAAGACATTTTAtttgatgaaattaaaaatgttgaaaCTAAAATTGTTCCTGCGCTCAGATCACTTCAACAAGTAACTGGCAGTGATGTGCAAGCAACAACGAATCGAACAACTACCACTGTAGATGATATTGTAGCAGACACAAAAGTGATCGCAATGGCTGACATTCAATTTGATGaaattcaaaatgttaaaactAAAATTGACGAAACTACTACTTCTAAGCCTAATGATACTAATCAAACAACAACGGTGGAAAACAGTTCAGATAAAAAGGTTTTAGTGTCAAAGTTCTTGAAAGTCGATGAGACTAACGGAGATATGAAATTCTCTTTAGTTAATGAAGCATCGGATCTTACAAATTCAAGTTCACGGAAAGTATTTTTTGCCAAACCTGTAGTAAGTAATGGGACAGATTTGATTTCAATGACAGGCGAATTAAATAAACCATTTGTCAATCAAGGATCAATGAGTGAAGAGGATTACAGACCAAAGGATTTTTCTAAGTCTACATTTGTTGGTGTTCCCATGTCCAGATTACTACCACTGTTAc ATTCTTCAATGATTTTTCAGGATCCAAGACTAAATCTGAAGGGGACAATAAGAACTTTCCCAACATTAGGAAGGACCTTCAAATATCACATGGGTTgcccagtagtgtcgtgggatACATTAAGGACAACGCCAGGAACATCGGGGATATTGTATTCGGTGGTAGATGACCCATataactattaa
- the LOC135081276 gene encoding uncharacterized protein LOC135081276 isoform X2, with protein sequence MDFNPQRQSKTADTMFAVNYEPLPSLRELVSKDIVIDNKHVQDKVIPALISLQQVTSSDVQSPMNLKATTVDDILADAKVIAMDDIQFDEIQNVKTIIGPALRPLQQVISRDVQSTTNVTTTTVDNIVADTKVIAMDDILFDAIKNVETKIGPALKPLQQVTTSRDVQSTLNLTTTTVYDIVVDTKVRAMEDILFDEIKNVETKIVPALRSLQQVTGSDVQATTNRTTTTVDDIVADTKVIAMADIQFDEIQNVKTKIDETTTSKPNDTNQTTTVENSSDKKVLVSKFLKVDETNGDMKFSLVNEASDLTNSSSRKVFFAKPVVSNGTDLISMTGELNKPFVNQGSMSEEDYRPKDFSKSTFVGVPMSRLLPLLRSKTKSEGDNKNFPNIRKDLQISHGLPSSVVGYIKDNARNIGDIVFGGR encoded by the exons ATGGACTTTAATCCTCAGAGACAAAGTAAAACAGCAGATACAATGTTCGCAGTGAATTATGAACCTTTGCCATCTCTAAGAGAGCTGGTAAGCAAGGATATTGTTATAGATAACAAACATGTTCAAGATAAAGTTATTCCTGCGCTCATATCACTTCAACAAGTAACTAGCAGTGATGTGCAATCGCCAATGAATCTAAAAGCTACCACTGTAGATGATATTTTAGCAGACGCAAAAGTGATAGCAATGGATGACATTCAATTTGATGAAATTCAAAATGTAAAAACTATAATTGGTCCTGCACTCAGACCACTTCAACAAGTAATTAGCAGGGATGTGCAATCAACAACGAATGTAACAACTACCACTGTAGATAATATTGTAGCAGACACAAAAGTGATAGCAATGGATGACATTCTATTtgatgcaattaaaaatgttgaaaCTAAAATTGGTCCTGCGCTTAAACCACTTCAACAAGTAACTACTAGCAGAGATGTGCAATCAACACTGAATCTAACAACTACCACTGTATATGATATTGTAGTAGACACGAAAGTGAGGGCAATGGAAGACATTTTAtttgatgaaattaaaaatgttgaaaCTAAAATTGTTCCTGCGCTCAGATCACTTCAACAAGTAACTGGCAGTGATGTGCAAGCAACAACGAATCGAACAACTACCACTGTAGATGATATTGTAGCAGACACAAAAGTGATCGCAATGGCTGACATTCAATTTGATGaaattcaaaatgttaaaactAAAATTGACGAAACTACTACTTCTAAGCCTAATGATACTAATCAAACAACAACGGTGGAAAACAGTTCAGATAAAAAGGTTTTAGTGTCAAAGTTCTTGAAAGTCGATGAGACTAACGGAGATATGAAATTCTCTTTAGTTAATGAAGCATCGGATCTTACAAATTCAAGTTCACGGAAAGTATTTTTTGCCAAACCTGTAGTAAGTAATGGGACAGATTTGATTTCAATGACAGGCGAATTAAATAAACCATTTGTCAATCAAGGATCAATGAGTGAAGAGGATTACAGACCAAAGGATTTTTCTAAGTCTACATTTGTTGGTGTTCCCATGTCCAGATTACTACCACTGTTAc GATCCAAGACTAAATCTGAAGGGGACAATAAGAACTTTCCCAACATTAGGAAGGACCTTCAAATATCACATGGGTTgcccagtagtgtcgtgggatACATTAAGGACAACGCCAGGAACATCGGGGATATTGTATTCGGTGGTAGATGA